One window of the Camelina sativa cultivar DH55 chromosome 1, Cs, whole genome shotgun sequence genome contains the following:
- the LOC104788391 gene encoding probable plastid-lipid-associated protein 6, chloroplastic: MAASSTISSSLLRSPPALLSDHRSSPPPSIRCSFSSSPIPRSSRLRFTQANSSLVEVSIGGDRDPPPPSSSGSGGDDKGIALLKLKLLSAVSGLNRGLVASVDDLRKAEEAAKELETAGGPVDLTDGLDILQGKWRLLYSSAFSSRSLGGSRPGLPTGRLIPVTLGQVFQRIDVFSKDFDNIAEVELGAPWPFPPLEATATLAHKFELLGTCKIKITFEKTTVKTSGNLSQIPPFDIPRLPDSFRPSSNPGTGDFEVTYVDDSMRITRGDRGELRVFVIA, translated from the exons ATGGCTGCTTCTTCTACTATCTCATCATCACTACTACGTTCACCACCGGCGCTTCTTTCCGACCATCGCTCTTCTCCTCCGCCGTCCATCAGAtgctctttctcttcctctccaatTCCCAGATCGTCTCGTTTGCGTTTCACTCAGGCGAATTCGTCTCTCGTTGAGGTATCCATTGGCGGCGATAGAGATCCTCCGCCACCTTCATCATCTGGATCGGGAGGAGACGACAAGGGAATCGCATTGCTCAAACTCAAATTGCTT AGTGCAGTTTCGGGATTGAACAGAGGACTTGTGGCGAGTGTTGATGATTTACGAAAAGCTGAGGAAGCTGCTAAAGAACTTGAAACTGCTGGTGGACCTGTTGATTTAACCGATGGTCTTGATATACTCCAAGGGAAATGGAGGTTGTTGTATAGCAGCGCCTTCTCTTCTCGGTCTTTAGGTGGTAGCCGTCCTGGTTTACCCACTGGTCGTTTGATCCCTGTTACTCTTGGTCAG GTGTTTCAACGGATTGATGTGTTTAGCAAAGACTTTGACAACATAGCAGAGGTGGAACTAGGTGCTCCTTGGCCATTTCCGCCATTAGAAGCCACTGCTACATTGGCTCACAAATTTGAACTCTTAG GCACTTGCAAGATCAAGATAACATTTGAGAAAACAACGGTGAAGACATCAGGAAACTTATCGCAGATTCCTCCGTTTGATATCCCGAGGCTTCCCGACAGTTTCCGGCCATCGTCAAACCCTGGAACTGGAGATTTTGAAGTCACCTATGTTGATGATAGCATGCGCATAACTCGCGGGGACAGAGGTGAACTTAGGGTATTTGTCATTGCTTAA
- the LOC104788398 gene encoding long-chain-alcohol oxidase FAO3, with product MGKQKIAGKFGLPDIKAAEMETLASFCEAIFPPVAPPPPEELSGAGDTNKHRNTEALRSFYSTSGSQTPVLRQSIELLTKRGTMEAYLVTRLILFLLATRLGTLLICGTECLVTRWPFVEKFSELSLEKRERVIQKQFRNWILTPIRAGFVYIKVVFLFCFFSRVSPKGENPAWEAIGYHVNLDENKPSETYKARPLEKGIVETMNETEQTLLESLARKGLKADHDMDQDTIRIKCDAVVIGSGSGGGVAASVLAKSGLKVVVLEKGSYYTPSDYRPYEGPGMDKLYENGGILPTVDGNLMVLAGATVGGGSAVNWSACIKTPKSVLQEWSEDQKIHFYGTKDYVSAMNVVWKRMGVTEKCEMESFQNQILRKGCENIGVHVENVARNSSEGHYCGSCGYGCRQGDKKGSDQTWLVDAVSHGAVVLTGCKAERLILEKKGSNVGGKQMKCLGVMAKSLNGNIAKKLKIEAKVTVSAGGSLLTPPLMISSGLRNRNIGKNLHLHPTLMSWGYFPEKESSSLSFKGKSYEGGIITSVSKVLSEDSEVRAIIETASLGPGSFSVLFPWTSGLDLKTRMSRYSRTASLITIVRDRGSGEVKTEGRISYVVDKTDKENIKAGLRQSLRILIAAGAEEVGTHRSDGQILKCKGVDEKSIEEFLDSVSSEEGPKGMTEKWNIYCSAHQMGSCRIGENEKEGAIDVNGESWEAEKLFVCDASALPSAVGVNPMITVMSTAYCISTRIAKSMTTGISH from the exons ATGGGTAAGCAAAAAATCGCCGGAAAATTTGGTCTCCCAGACATCAAGGCGGCAGAGATGGAAACCTTAGCTAGCTTTTGTGAAGCTATCTTTCCTCCAGTGGCGCCACCACCGCCAGAAGAACTCTCCGGTGCAGGTGATACTAATAAACACCGGAACACCGAGGCTCTTCGGTCGTTTTACTCAACTTCGGGATCACAAACTCCTGTCCTTCGCCAG AGTATTGAGCTGCTCACAAAACGAGGGACGATGGAAGCTTATCTTGTTACTAGGCTTATATTGTTCTTGCTTGCTACTCGGCTTGGGACCTTGCTCATTTGTGGAACCGAGTGTTTGGTCACGAGATGGCCTTTTGTTGAGAAGTTCAGTGAGCTGTCATTGGAGAAGAGGGAAAGAGTAATTCAGAAACAATTCAGAAATTGGATTTTAACTCCTATTAGAGCTGGTTTTGTCTACATCAAAGTTGTctttctcttctgtttcttctctcgg gtGAGTCCAAAAGGTGAAAACCCGGCATGGGAAGCAATAGGCTACCACGTGAATCTTGACGAAAACAAACCATCTGAAACCTATAAAGCAAGACCTCTTGAGAAAGGTATAGTGGAGACTATGAATGAAACAGAGCAGACTCTCCTCGAATCACTAGCTCGAAAAGGCCTTAAAGCTGACCACGATATGGACCAGGATACCATCAGAATCAAATGTGACGCTGTGGTGATCGGATCTGGTTCAGGAGGAGGCGTGGCTGCTTCAGTTTTAGCAAAATCTGGTTTGAAAGTGGTTGTTCTTGAAAAAGGAAGCTACTATACGCCGTCGGATTATCGTCCTTACGAAGGTCCTGGCATGGACAAACTATATGAAAATGGAGGGATTCTCCCAACTGTTGATGGGAACCTTATGGTTTTGGCTGGAGCTACGGTAGGCGGTGGATCTGCTGTGAACTGGTCTGCGTGTATCAAAACGCCGAAGTCGGTTCTTCAAGAATGGTCAGAGGATCAAAAGATACATTTTTACGGTACTAAAGACTATGTTTCGGCTATGAACGTCGTGTGGAAAAGGATGGGTGTCACGGAGAAATGTGAAATGGAGAGTTTTCAGAATCAGATTTTGAGAAAAGGTTGTGAAAATATTGGGGTTCATGTCGAAAACGTGGCGCGTAACTCCTCAGAAGGTCATTATTGCGGATCTTGTGGGTATGGATGTAGACAAGGAGACAAGAAAGGAAGCGACCAGACCTGGCTTGTAGACGCAGTGAGTCACGGCGCTGTGGTTCTAACGGGATGTAAAGCGGAGAGACTCATACTCGAAAAGAAGGGTAGTAACGTAGGAGGCAAGCAAATGAAATGTTTGGGAGTGATGGCGAAGTCTTTAAACGGAAACATAGCAAAGAAGCTAAAGATCGAAGCTAAAGTTACGGTTTCAGCAGGGGGTTCTCTTTTAACACCTCCTCTGATGATCTCGAGCGGGTTGAGAAACCGAAACATCGGTAAAAACCTTCACCTACACCCTACTTTAATGTCGTGGGGTTACTTCCCGGAGAAGGAATCTTCTAGTCTCAGTTTCAAGGGCAAGTCCTACGAAGGTGGGATCATAACATCAGTAAGCAAAGTGTTATCAGAAGATTCAGAAGTTAGAGCCATCATAGAGACAGCGTCGTTAGGACCAGGTTCATTCTCGGTGCTATTTCCTTGGACCTCAGGGCTTGACCTGAAGACGAGAATGTCTAGATACTCAAGAACCGCGAGTCTCATAACGATAGTTAGAGATCGTGGATCAGGAGAAGTGAAAACCGAAGGAAGGATAAGCTACGTCGTGGACAAAACCgataaagaaaatatcaaagcCGGGCTTAGACAGTCGTTGAGGATACTAATTGCAGCTGGAGCAGAGGAAGTGGGAACTCATAGAAGCGACGGGCAGATACTAAAATGCAAAGGTGTTGATGAGAAATCGATCGAAGAGTTCTTGGACTCGGTGAGTTCAGAGGAAGGGCCAAAGGGGATGACTGAGAAATGGAACATTTATTGCTCAGCTCATCAGATGGGAAGCTGTAGGATcggagaaaatgaaaaagaaggtGCAATAGATGTGAATGGAGAGAGTTGGGAAGCTGAGAAGTTGTTTGTGTGCGATGCAAGTGCGTTGCCTAGTGCTGTTGGTGTTAATCCTATGATCACAGTCATGTCTACGGCTTATTGTATCTCCACACGGATCGCTAAGTCTATGACCACTGGCATATCTCATTAA
- the LOC104788408 gene encoding phosphate transporter PHO1-like — protein MSINLQCIRRWWDESNSDHLINMGKYVSAMVAAGVRITYARESTTLWLTMVLVSSVVATIYQLYWDFVKDWGLLNPKSKNPWLRDNLVLRNKNFYYLSIALNLVLRVAWIETIMRFRVSPVQSHLLDFLLASLEVIRRGHWNFYRVENEHLNNVGQFRAVKTVPLPFRDMDSDG, from the exons ATGAGCATTAATTTACAGTGTATAAGGAGATGGTGGGACGAATCAAACAGTGATCATCTAATAAACATGGGGAAATACGTATCAGCGATGGTTGCAGCCGGAGTTCGCATAACCTACGCGAGAGAAAGCACAACCTTGTGGTTAACCATGGTGCTTGTGAGCTCTGTTGTGGCCACCATTTACCAATTATATTGGGACTTCGTCAAGGATTGGGGtcttctaaaccctaaatccaaaaATCCATGGCTAAGGGACAATTTGGTTCTCCGGAACAAGAACTTCTACTACCTCTCTATT GCGTTGAATTTGGTGTTGCGAGTTGCATGGATCGAGACAATAATGAGATTCAGGGTAAGCCCTGTCCAGTCTCATTTGCTAGATTTCTTATTGGCCTCCCTTGAAGTCATTCGTCGAGGACACTGGAACTTTTACAG AGTGGAGAATGAACATTTGAACAATGTTGGCCAGTTTAGGGCAGTGAAGACCGTACCATTACCGTTCCGTGACATGGACTCAGACGGTTAA
- the LOC104706973 gene encoding phosphate transporter PHO1-like codes for MNQFHKAKETEFLGRGQILKKQLEILAELKQILSDRKKRNLSGSHRSFSSSARNSDFSAGSPGELSETQSETSRTDEIIDALERNGVSFINSATRSKTKGGKPKMSLRVDIPDAVAGAEGGGARSIATATSVLWEELVNNPRSGGGDFINRKKIQCAEKMIRSAFVELYRGLGLLKTYSSLNMIAFTKIMKKFDKVSGQQASSTYLKVVKRSQFISSDKVVRLMDEVESVFTKHFANNDRKKAMKFLKPHQTKDSHMVTFFVGLFTGCFISLFSIYIILAHLSGIFTSGAQVSYMETVYPVFSVFALLSLHMFMYGCNLFMWKNTRINYTFIFEFAPNTALRYRDAFLMGTTFMTSVVAAMVVHLILRAAGFSASQVDTIPGILLLIFICVLICPLDTFYRPTRFCFIRILRNIVCSPFYKVPILWLLSTQAICRNSLKTS; via the exons ATGAATCAGTTTCACAAGGccaaagaaacagagtttttggGAAGAGGACAGATTCTGAAGAAACAGTTGGAGATTCTTGCAGAACTCAAACAGATCTTAAGTGATCGGAAGAAGAGAAACTTGTCTGGATCACATcgctccttctcttcttctgctcgAAACTCTGATTTCTCAGCAG GGTCTCCAGGAGAACTAAGTGAGACACAAAGTGAAACATCAAGAACTGATGAAATCATAGATGCACTAGAGAGGAACGGTGTGAGTTTCATAAACTCTGCAACGAGGAGCAAAACAAAAGGAGGCAAACCAAAAATGTCTCTTCGAGTCGACATCCCTGACGCCGTGGCTGGAGCCGAAGGTGGCGGTGCAAG ATCCATAGCCACTGCCACTTCTGTCCTGTGGGAAGAGCTCGTCAACAACCCAAGAAGCGGCGGAGGAGATTTCATCAACCGGAAAAAGATTCAATGCGCCGAGAAGATGATACGAAGTGCCTTTGTTGAGCTCTATAGAGGTCTTGGCTTGCTAAAGACTTACAG CTCGTTGAATATGATagcttttacaaaaataatgaagaaaTTTGATAAG GTTTCTGGTCAGCAAGCATCATCAACTTATCTCAAAGTCGTAAAGAGATCGCAATTTATCAGCTCTGATAAG gTGGTAAGACTGATGGACGAAGTGGAGTCCGTATTCACAAAGCACTTCGCCAACAATGACAGGAAAAAGGCCATGAAATTCTTGAAACCCCACCAGACTAAAGATTCTCACATGGTCACTTTCTTTGTTG GATTGTTTACGGGTTGCTTCATCTCATTGTTTAGTATTTACATAATACTGGCACATCTTTCTGGAATCTTCACCTCTGGTGCGCAAGTCTCTTATATGGAGACTGTCTATCCTGTTTTCAG TGTTTTTGCGTTGCTGAGTCTACATATGTTCATGTACGGATGCAATCTGTTCATGTGGAAGAACACGAGGATAAACTATACGTTCATCTTCGAGTTTGCACCAAACACAGCATTGCGTTACCGAGACGCGTTTCTGATGGGAACCACGTTCATGACCTCCGTCGTGGCCGCTATGGTCGTACATCTCATCCTCCGCGCCGCCGGTTTCTCCGCCAGTCAAGTCGATACCATTCCTGGCATCCTCCTCCTG ATCTTCATTTGTGTCTTGATTTGCCCTTTGGACACATTTTATCGTCCAACAAGATTCTGCTTCATTCGCATCTTGCGGAACATTGTTTGCTCGCCTTTCTACAAGGTACCAATACTTTGGTTACTTTCAACACAAGCGATCTGCAGAAAC TCCCTTAAAACCTCTTAA
- the LOC104788411 gene encoding phosphate transporter PHO1-like isoform X1, with translation MVKFSKELEAQLIPEWKEAFVNYCLLKKQIKKIKISRKPKPASHYPIAHHSDFGRSILDPIRKLAWTFSDKLFSNSEKPEILQVRRRRNSSETGDDVEEIYQTELVQLFSEEDEVKVFFARLDEELNKMNQFHKAKETEFLGRGQILKKQLEILAELKQILSDRKKRNLSGSHRSFSSSARNSDFSAGQSPFLLMLLIQVRSD, from the exons atggtgaagttCTCCAAGGAGCTAGAGGCACAACTCATACCAGAGTGGAAAGAGGCCTTTGTTAACTATTGTTTactaaagaaacaaatcaagaaaatcaaaatctctcGTAAACCAAAACCGGCTTCTCATTACCCCATTGCTCATCACTCCGATTTTGGTCGATCAATTTTGGACCCGATTCGCAAATTAGCCTGGACGTTCTCGGATAAACTTTTTTCCAACTCAGAAAAACCAGAGATCCTCCAG gtaaggagaagaagaaatagctCAGAAACTGGGGATGACGTTGAGGAGATTTACCAAACTGAACTTGTTCAGCTGTTTTCTGAAGAAGACGAG GTTAAAGTATTTTTCGCAAGACTAGATGAAGAACTAAACAAAATGAATCAGTTTCACAAGGccaaagaaacagagtttttggGAAGAGGACAGATTCTGAAGAAACAGTTGGAGATTCTTGCAGAACTCAAACAGATCTTAAGTGATCGGAAGAAGAGAAACTTGTCTGGATCACATcgctccttctcttcttctgctcgAAACTCTGATTTCTCAGCAGGTCAGTCACCTTTCTTATTAATGCTTTTAATACAAGTTAGGTCTGATTGA